The sequence below is a genomic window from Methylotuvimicrobium sp. KM2.
TGTTCGTCGATGCCGATATCTTGCAGAATTTGTATTGGCTGTTGCTTGGTTAATAGGGCGACGCCGGAATAGCCTTTTCGTCCGGCCGAGTTGGAATATATGTGATAACTGTCGATGCTTTCCAGGGCCGTTTGGACTTGGTCGTCCTGTGCCTTGGTTTCTTGTAACAGAATGCAATCCGCGTCGAGTTTAGCCAGTGATTCGGCAAAGCCTTTGCCCATCACTGCGCGAATGCCGTTGACGTTCCAAGAGATGATTTTCATGAATGAAGAGTCCGAAAGAATAATGAATTTAAAAAGCTATGTTTTACTCGTTCCCACCGCTCCCGCGTGGGAATGCATACCGAACTTGCTACTGCAGCCAAGGTATGGGTTCCCACGGAGGACCGTGGGAACCAGAAAAGCTCTGAGTCGCGCCATTTACTCGTTCCCACCGCTCCCGCGTGGGAATGCATACCGAACTTGCTACTGCAGCCAAGGTATGGGTTCCCACGGAGGACCGTGGGAACCAGAAAAGCTCTGAGTCGCGCCATTTACTCGTTCCCACCGCTCCCGCGTGGGAATGCATACCGATCTTGCTACTGCAGCCAAGGTATGGGTTCCCACGGAGGACCGTGGGAACCAGAAGCTCTGAGTCGCGCCATTTACTCGTTCCCATTGCTCCCGCGTGGGAATGCATACCGAACTTGCTACTGCAGCCAAGGTATGGGTTCCCACGGAGGACCGTGGGAACCAGAAGCTCTGAGTCGCGCCATTTACTCGTTCCCACCGCTCCCGCGTGGGAATGCATACCGAACTTGCTACTGCAGCCAAGGTATGGGTTCCCACGGAGGACCGTGGGAACCAGAAGCTCGGAGTCGCGCCATTTACTCGTTCCCACCGCTCCCGCGTGGGAATGCATACCGATCTTGTTTCTGCGGCCAAGGTATGGGTTCCCACGGAGGACCGTGGGAACCAGAAACTCGGAGTCGCGCCATTCCCGTATTCCGCTGCGCTGCATACGGGCTACACGCTGTAAATCCCATCCAGCTAAGGACTTCATGTGCTTCATGGTTAAACTGCCGAATTTAGGGTTATGGCATGTTTGAAGAATAACGGTTTACTGCCAATCGATCACATGGTCTTCCAGATCGTCGACTTCGGATTCTTTGATCGCAAAACTTGAAATCGATATGCCGGCTTCCTTGACGCTGTCGGGGTTGCCGCTAACCAAGGGGTGCCAATCGGGTAGGTCTTCGCCTATTGCCAGCAGCCGATAAGCGCACGTTTCAGGCATCCAATCGAAAGCGGTCCAAGTCGTCGATTGTTTCAAATCGACGCAGTCGGGTACTAAGCGGGTTCTTTCCCGGTAACGAGTACAACGACAAGTGTTTAGATCGATCAAGTCGCAAACGGCGTTGGTCAGATAGATCTCGCCGGTGTCTTCGTCTTCCAATTTATTTAAACAACATTTGCCGCAGCCGTCGCATAGCGATTCCCATTCCTGAACGCTCATGTCGATCAGCTTTTTGGTTTTCCAGAAGCTCATGGGTGTAATCTTTCCATCAAATAACAGAGACAATCTTGTTTGATGACTTTTTCGTCCAGTGTCAGCATTGACGGCATGGCTTTGCGCGTAATGCGCAATTCGCCGTCCTGAATCTTGAAAAATTGGTCGCTGATATTTTGCGCATTGTCGTCCAAGGCAAGAATCGGCAGGGTTTTTAGGCCGTCTACGGATCCCCAAACGGTACCCGCAGGTATTTCATTAAAGTTCATGTGATCGAGATCTTTGTTGAGCAGCAAGTCGGATGTTGTTTCTTGAAAGCTGAAGGTTATGGATTTTGGGATTTTAACTTGTGCAACAGTATGATAAAGATCGATGTCTTGCGGATAAACCGGATGTTCCGGGAAATCGCTCAAGTTTAAACAACTATTGAGAAATTCGAAGGCATGCTCGATGCCGTGTTGTTGATCCGGTTTACCGCATTCTAAGGTTACCGATGGGCACAGTTCGGCGAAGGCGGCCGATTGCACGCCTTTCGGACGCGTAAAATAAACGATCAGGCGACCGAATAACGAGGCGAGTTGTAAAAATTTGTCATCCAGTTTATTGACGCAGGCGTAATGCGGATTCAATCCGGTGTTGTTATGAATATCGATACTCGCGAATACGTTTTTAGCCCGCATAGTATCGACTATTTGTTGAGTCATTCGGGTTTCAGGGCAGTCCGGTAATTCGGTACCAGGCCAGATGCGATTGAAATCGGGTTGCCGGTCGAGTCTTCTCAAGCCGAGCCGGGCGGCTTGCGTATTACCGAAAAATATCGATACCGAACGCGGCAGCGCGCGGTCTTGGTATTTTTTTAGTAAGGCCTGTGCTGCGAGTAAGCCGGTCGGCTCATTGCCATGCAATAACACTGATATGAATAAGGGTGCCGGGTCTTTTCCGGTTAAATGGATCAGCGTCGGGTTGGGCAGTATCTCATGCAGGGTTTCGGAGGAGGCCGTTAATAGGCCTTCCGGTAAATAGTCGAGTTGATTCAGTTGCACAGAATTTAATGGAGCAGTATTCATTGAAATAGAGTTTAAATTAATAGCCATTCGCTGATCGGCTTGCCTCGGTTTTGGTTGGCGAGATATTGCCGGGTCATCGCGGTGAAGTCGTCCGGGTTGTTCGTCATGAAGTCGCGTTGCCATTGTGAACCGGTTTGCTTGGTTGCAATACGGTGCTGCACAATGCCTAGAAAGTCTTCGATATCGCAGCGGCTGATGCCGAGGGATTTTAATCCCATGACCGCGCGTGCGACGAGCTCGGCAGCGAATAATGACTGCATGCGGTGCTTGGCGCCGTCTAGCCAGACGATCGGGCTTTCTAAGCCGTATCGTGCGGCTTGATAGAAATTATCTTTAGCTTGGCTAAACGGAACCGTGATGCCTTTGTCGATGATTTCATCGCATAGATTTTTAGTCAATCCATAAAAAAATAAGGCATTGGCGATTGCGTCGATTACGGTCGGTCCGGCCGCGGGCGTTCGATGTTCGATGCGGATATGCGGGGTGCCGTCGTCGTCGAAACCGATTAACGGTCTATTCCATCGCCAAATCGTACCGTTATGCAATTTCAAATGCTCGAAAATTTCCGAGACCGGGCCTAAGTCTTCGGGCAGTAAGATTGGGAAATGATCCAGGTTTTCTTGGAAGCATTCTAGGATCGTTTTTCTGGCGTAACCGGTTCCGAAGCTGACCCGTTTAACCGGTCCTTGCGCGGCGCCGGCATAGCCGCCCGTTTCGATGGCTTGCTCGAACAGTGGAATTCGCGATTCGTGCCAAAGATTTTTACCGAATAAATACGGGGCATTGCCGCATAGCGCGACCATCGGCGCCGAAGCGATAATCGATGCGTTATAAAAATGATGCGCGATTACAAGGGGCACTTGGGTGTGGATTTGGAATGAGGTCGTTGCCGATTCCAGCATTACGTCATAATGGTCTGTTTTCAAATGTTCGATACCGGTGATATCGAGATGTATCGGTTTGCCCCGGGAATGCAGGATTTGTTCGTTTAGGGCGCGGTAGCGATTGAGATCCGACATGTTGCCGAGGTTAAGGTCGGCTTGTTTCAGTGTCGGAAGCGTGCCGATCATGATGATGTGAGCATTGCAGCTTTCTGCCTGACGGCGCGCCTTATTCCAGGTTGTTTGCAATTGTTCGGCAAGGCGGCTGCCGAGATTGCCGGCCAGTGGTGTCGGTACGCTGTTGAGTTCGATATTGAACTTTGCCAACTCCTCGCAAGCTAAAGGATCGTTTAAGCCGGACAAGAAGCGATCGTTAATCGGTGCGGGAGCCATGTTGTCGTCGACCAACCAGGCTTCGATCTCGAAGCCTGCGACCGGATGACGGGTCGAAAAGGCTTGTCGACCGAATAATTTACTAAGGAGTAAGGTTTCCTGAGTCAATTTTCGATGGAACCGGTCGAAATCGCCCAAATCGTAATGCGACGCTGAGATTTCTTGCCCCATGATTGTTACCCGGTTGAATTGGAGTCATGTTAATTTCAATCGGCTTAACACGTCAACCGATAGTGGTATTTGTGACTGAAGCTCAATAGGTATGCGCTTCGAATAAATCCCAAACGGGTTTGATGCGTTCGGGCAACGGCTTCAAGCGCCCGAGTTCCACCCAGACGTATTTCGGATTGTGAAAATCCGAACCTTTCGAGCCGGCCAGATCGAATTTTTGCGCGTATTGCATCGAGGTTTGAATTTCGGTCGGGTCGTTGCGACCGCAAACGACTTCGATTGCGTCGCCCCCGACTTCTTTGAACGCGGTTAATAAGCGTTTCATCCAAGAAGCGGTGAGTTTATAGCGCATCGGGTGGGCCAATACCGCGATGCCGCCCGATTCCTTGATCCAGCCGATAGCTTCTTCGAGTCCGGCCCATTCGGTCGAGACATAGGCGGGTTTACCTTGGCCGATGTATCGGTCGAAAGCCTCTTGTTGCGTCGTGACATGGCCTTCCGATAACAAAAAATCCGCGAAGTGCGTGCGAGTAATCATGCCGGCGCCTGCAGTCGCCTTAACCGCTTCGAGCGCTCCGAAAATACGTTTTTTTTCCAGTTTCCCGGCAATTTGTTCGGCGCGTTCGCCGCGTATTGTTTGCAGTTTGGCTATGCCTTCTTTCAGGTGAGGGCTTTCCGGATCGATATTCAAGCCGACGATGTGTAGGCAGTGTTTATGCCAGGTGGTCGAGAGCTCGATGCCCGAAATCAGATCGATACCGGCCTCGGTTGCCGCTTGCCTAGCTTCGGCGAGTCCATCGGTCGTGTCATGGTCGGTCAATGCAAGACAGGTGACACCTTGCTCCTTGGCTCTCTGAATCAGTTCGCTAGGGGATAATGCGCCGTCCGAGGCGGTGGAGTGGCTATGTAGATCGTAGTTTTCTGGCATGGTTGAATTAAGACGAAAGGTAAAAGATGAAAGATGAAAGATGAAAGATGAAAGACGAAAGACGGTTGCAAATGTATTCATCTTTTCTCTTTCGTCTTTCGCCTGTTTTTCTTATTGATATTCACCGTAGAGTTTTGCATAGAGACCTTTTTGTGCGATTAAGGTTTCATGGCGGCCTTGTTCGCAGATGCCGCCTTCCTCGAATACATAGACATGGTCGGCTTGTTTGACGGCGCTCAGGCGATGCGCAATGATGATCGTCGTTCGGCCTTCGAGAAATTGGGCCATGGCTTGATGCAGTTTGTGTTCGGTTTCGGAATCGAGAGCCGAGGTAGCTTCGTCGAGTATCACGACTTTCGGGTTTGCTACGATCATGCGGGCGATCGCCATTCTTTGCCGCTGTCCGCCCGACAGGCGCATGCCTTGTCGGCCGACGATGGTGTCAAGTCCCTTGGGCAATTCGTCGATAGCGCTTTTCAATTGAGCAATCTCAAGGGCTTTCCAGAGTTCGCGATCATCGACCGGTTTGCCGAGTGTCAGATTCGTTCGAATCGTGTCATTAAACAAAATCGGATGCTGCAATACCGTGACGACATGTTCGCGGATAACTTCGAGTCCAATCTGTTCGACCGGGACGTCGTCGTAATAAATGGTGCCGCTATCGGGCGTGTAGAGGCCGATTAGGGTTTGCACCAGAGTCGATTTCCCGCCGCCGCTGGCGCCGACCAAAGCGACTTTTTCGCCGGCCGCTATGGTGAGTTTGATGTTGTTTAAAACCTTTTCGTCGCTATAACCGAAATTCAGGTTTTCGACGCGAATCGAGACGGTTTTTTTATGGCTGAAAGGGTTTTTAACATGCGGATAATGCGGTTCTTGTTGCAGCGCGTTGAGTTGATTGATTCGATTCAACGCGCCTTTAGCGGCATAAAAGGCATATTGGATGCCCAAAACTTCCTGGACCGGCGCCATCATGAACCAAAGATAACCGAATACCGCAAGCATTTGGCCGATACTGAGGTCGGAATAAAACACCATCAGCATTGCCAGTGCGCGGAATATGTCGAACCCGAATAAAAAAATCAGAAAACTCAAGCGGGTTGCCGCATCGCTTTTCCAGGCGAAGGCGGTCGAATAATCCTTGACCGAGCGAGCCGCGTCGATCAGTTGTAGGCAATAATGTTTCTCTCGGTTGCTCGCTCTGATTTGATGAATTGCTTCGAGCGTTTCGGTCAAGGCTTGTTGAAAGACTCCGTAAGAAGCATTTTCTTTCGATTTGAGGTCCTTCACTCTGGAACCGACCGCGCGCGTGAAATAGATAACGATAGGGTTCAACAGCAAAATAAAGAGACCCAATTGCCAATGCATCCATAGCAAAATGGTTGCCGTGCCGACAATGGTCAGCACGGCAACCAATAAGCGGCTGATCGTGGTGCCGATAAAGCTATCGATCGTATCGAGGTCCGTGACCAAGTGCGTGACGACCGTGCCGGCGCCCAAGCTTTCGTATTCGGACATCGATATGGTCTGCAGGCGGTCGATCAGGTTACGGCGAATTCTAAAAACGATATCCTTGGCGATGCAAGTGAACTGTTTGCCTTGAATGATGTGAAACAGGATCGAGATGATGCGCAACAATAGGCTGAGCAGTAGAATCGTGACAATATAGAGAATGGGGCCTTGCCAGGCTTCGGGTGTGAAACGATTTATCGTGGCGATGACTAGGCCGGGTTTGTCGAGCAGCACTTCGTCGACTAGCAGCGGCATCAGTAAAGGCACAGGAACACTGGCAATCGTTCCCAGAATCGCTATGATATGGGCAACAAGCAATTCTTTTTTATGCAGCAGCGCGATGCGATAAATATAATTCCAAGTGTATAGTGATGGTTTTTGAATGAGCTTTTTACTATGCACGTTCCGCCGCGTTGACTGAGATAAATAACTGAAATTAGTAACTATTCAGCGCATGCGGTAGGTTGGTGTCAGGCATTGATTTCTAAGGACGCGTGAATACATCCCTGTAAGCTCTGACTGCAACGTCCTGTTGCAGACAGCCTTATAAATCAATGCCTGACACCTTCTCATACATGACTTATGCTAAATAATTAGCGAAATTATAAGCCGTGTCGTATTTTTTAAAAACCCTAAACCCAATGAATGTTCAATTAATAATTTGTTTGATAGGGCTGTTAAGCCCGTTTTCAGTCGCATCGGCAATGAATATCGACGATCGGCGCCAGGCATTTTTAGATGCCGAGAAACAAATTGCGTCAATTAATCGCGGCGCTTTTCCTAAAAGCGCCGAAGCGCTCGGCGATTATCCCTTATATCCGTTACTCAAGTATCAATGGCTTAAAAATAATTTGGACCGCGATCAAGAGATTAAGCGTTATTTGAACGATTATTCGGACATGCGCTATTCGGCGTTGTTGAGACGCGATTGGTTGAAGTATTTGGCGGAAAGCAAGCGATGGCAGGAATTGGTCGTGCATTATCGACCGACTGATAATGCCGAGCTGGCATGTCATTATCAATGGGCTAGATTGAAAACCGGGTTTCGGGATGATGCGTTGAGGGAAGCGAAAAAACTTTGGACGGTCGGTTATTCGCAGCCAAAAGCTTGCGATGATTTATTAAACGAATTGATGGCATCGGGTCAATTAACGCAAGACATGATTTGGCGGAGATTCGAGTTGGCCTTGAGAAACAACAAGGTTTCCTTGGCCCGCTATATTAAAAAATTGCTCGGTCCGAACGAGCAGTCAGTGGCCGACTTTTGGCTCAAGGTGCATCAGTCGCCTCGAATAGTCGAGCAGTCGTCCGAATGGCAAAAAGATTATCGAATGCTTGGAACGATTTTCGCTTACGGCGTCGAGCGCTTGGCCGGTTCCGATTTGGATGCGGCGTTGAGCGTTTGGGACGGCAATAAAGATCATTATCGAATGTCGATCGATACTGTCGATAAAGTCGAACGTAAGTTAGGCCTATCAATGGCTTTTGAGAGAAGGCCGGGAGCTTATGACCGATTGAGTAGGGTTAACAATGCCGATGCCGCGGCTAGGGAATGGCGGGTTAGAGCGGCCTTGCACGAACAAAACTGGACTCATGTCATTGAGGCTTTGAGCGGTTTAAGCGAACAGGAAAAAAACCAACCCCGTTGGCAATATTGGTTGGCCCGCGCGTTAAACGAAACCGGACAACGCGAACACGGGCGCAAAGTGTTTGAAGCATTGGCCGGGGATCGCAGTTTGTTCGGGTTTATCGCGGCGGAAACTCTGAATAAGCCACCGATGCTTTCCGATCGGCCGTTGGCATTGACAGCTGAGCAATTGGCAAATTTTGAACGCTTGCCTGCCGTGAGTCTCGTTGCCGAACTAAAGTCCATGGGGCGGGAGCAGGACGGTCTCCGGCAATGGTGGTATTTGCTGGCTAGGCTTGATAAGGAGCAAATTCTAGTTGCCGCCAAAGTAGCGCAGCAGTGGGGTTGGACGCAAACCGCGGTATTTACGATTGCGAAAGCGGAATATTGGGACGATGTAAGCTTGCGCTTTCCGCTCGATTATCTCGACGACATCAAAAAACAGGCGCGGCAACAAGCCTTGGATCCGGCTATTGTATTGGGGCTGATTCGTCGGGAGAGCGTTTTCGACCCTAGGGCAAGGTCGCCGGCCGGCGCGCGCGGTTTGATGCAAATCATGCCGCAAACCGGTCGGCAAATCGCGCGAAAACTCAATGAAACATGGCAATCGGAAAATAGCTTGTATCAGCCTAATGTAAATGTTAAATACGGTACGCATTATTACAAGCAAATGCTCGACCGTTTCGGCGGTCATTTTGCCCTTGCCGCAGCCGCTTATAACGCCGGTCCGGGAAGAGTCGATCGATGGTTGCCGAGGCATCAACCCTTACCGGCCGATATTTGGATGGAAACGATCCCGTTTAAGGAAACCCGAGAATATGTCGCTGCGGTTTTAGGTTATGCGATGATTTATCAGCTTATGATGGAACGAGATTCGATTCGGCTCGGCGATGTCATGAAAGATGTACAGCCCGGTTGATGTTGTCGGGAAGTATTGACAATGTTCCTTAGGAATCTGCACAAAATAACTTATTCAAGTGGTAGGCTTTGGGGCCGTTCGGTAACGCGCTTGATAGGCCCAGCACCTAAATCCAGCCACCGAACCTCCTTCTAACAGTCGTCGAAGTTATTTCATGCTCGTTCCTTATCGCCATTTCGGATGAAAATTGAGCTGATTTTTTTTGTCATCTAATGGATAATACGCAGTTTAATAAAAATTTAGCTCAGGTACTAATAATGGAGAAGCAGCATAGTTTTACGCGCGAAGAATTATTAATGTCCGGCAGGGGGGAATTGTACGGGCCGGAAAATGCGCAATTACCATTACCGAATATGTTAATGATGGATCGCATCATTCATATTTCCGACGAAGGAGGTAAGTATGGTAAGGGTGAAATCATTGCTGAATTGGATATTAAACCCGATTTGTGGTTTTTCGAATGCCATTTTCAAGGCGACCCGGTGATGCCGGGATGTCTCGGTTTGGATGCAATGTGGCAATTGGTCGGGTTTTATTTATGCTGGATGGGTGGGCCCGGTAAAGGCCGTGCATTGGGAGTCGGCGAAGTTAAATTTACAGGTCAAGTTCGTCCGACCGCAAAAAAAGTGACATATCGTATTCATTTGAAAAGAGTGATTATGCGAAAATTAGTCATGGGCATTGCCGATGCCACGATGGAAGTCGATGGTAAGGAAATATACGAAGCGACCGATTTACGAGTGGGTCTGTTTACTTCAACAGAAGATTTTTAGGGGCGTAATTGATGAAAAGAGTCGTAGTGACCGGTTTAGGTATTGTTTCCAGTATCGGAAATAATCGCGAAGAGGTAGTCGATTCCTTGAAACAAGGTCGTTCCGGAATTTCGTTTGCCAATGATTATCAAGAGCTTGGTTTTAGAAGCCATGTGCGCGGCGCGATTAATATCGATCTTAATGAATTCATCGATCGAAAAATTAAACGTTTCATGGGCGATGGCGCCGCGTTCAATTATGTAGCGATGCAACAGGCGATCGAGGATTCGGGACTTGAGGAGTCTGAAATTTCTAATTTCAGAACGGGGTTAGTCATGGGCTCCGGCGGCCCGTCGACATCGAATTTGGTCGATGCCGCCGATATTTTGCGCGAAAAAGGCATTAAAAAAGTCGGTCCTTACATGGTGCCGAGAACGATGTCAAGCACGAACACCGCCTGTTTGGCCACGCCG
It includes:
- a CDS encoding YcgN family cysteine cluster protein; protein product: MSFWKTKKLIDMSVQEWESLCDGCGKCCLNKLEDEDTGEIYLTNAVCDLIDLNTCRCTRYRERTRLVPDCVDLKQSTTWTAFDWMPETCAYRLLAIGEDLPDWHPLVSGNPDSVKEAGISISSFAIKESEVDDLEDHVIDWQ
- a CDS encoding M14 family metallopeptidase gives rise to the protein MNTAPLNSVQLNQLDYLPEGLLTASSETLHEILPNPTLIHLTGKDPAPLFISVLLHGNEPTGLLAAQALLKKYQDRALPRSVSIFFGNTQAARLGLRRLDRQPDFNRIWPGTELPDCPETRMTQQIVDTMRAKNVFASIDIHNNTGLNPHYACVNKLDDKFLQLASLFGRLIVYFTRPKGVQSAAFAELCPSVTLECGKPDQQHGIEHAFEFLNSCLNLSDFPEHPVYPQDIDLYHTVAQVKIPKSITFSFQETTSDLLLNKDLDHMNFNEIPAGTVWGSVDGLKTLPILALDDNAQNISDQFFKIQDGELRITRKAMPSMLTLDEKVIKQDCLCYLMERLHP
- a CDS encoding glutamate--cysteine ligase, with the translated sequence MGQEISASHYDLGDFDRFHRKLTQETLLLSKLFGRQAFSTRHPVAGFEIEAWLVDDNMAPAPINDRFLSGLNDPLACEELAKFNIELNSVPTPLAGNLGSRLAEQLQTTWNKARRQAESCNAHIIMIGTLPTLKQADLNLGNMSDLNRYRALNEQILHSRGKPIHLDITGIEHLKTDHYDVMLESATTSFQIHTQVPLVIAHHFYNASIIASAPMVALCGNAPYLFGKNLWHESRIPLFEQAIETGGYAGAAQGPVKRVSFGTGYARKTILECFQENLDHFPILLPEDLGPVSEIFEHLKLHNGTIWRWNRPLIGFDDDGTPHIRIEHRTPAAGPTVIDAIANALFFYGLTKNLCDEIIDKGITVPFSQAKDNFYQAARYGLESPIVWLDGAKHRMQSLFAAELVARAVMGLKSLGISRCDIEDFLGIVQHRIATKQTGSQWQRDFMTNNPDDFTAMTRQYLANQNRGKPISEWLLI
- a CDS encoding PHP domain-containing protein, which translates into the protein MPENYDLHSHSTASDGALSPSELIQRAKEQGVTCLALTDHDTTDGLAEARQAATEAGIDLISGIELSTTWHKHCLHIVGLNIDPESPHLKEGIAKLQTIRGERAEQIAGKLEKKRIFGALEAVKATAGAGMITRTHFADFLLSEGHVTTQQEAFDRYIGQGKPAYVSTEWAGLEEAIGWIKESGGIAVLAHPMRYKLTASWMKRLLTAFKEVGGDAIEVVCGRNDPTEIQTSMQYAQKFDLAGSKGSDFHNPKYVWVELGRLKPLPERIKPVWDLFEAHTY
- a CDS encoding ABC transporter ATP-binding protein, encoding MHSKKLIQKPSLYTWNYIYRIALLHKKELLVAHIIAILGTIASVPVPLLMPLLVDEVLLDKPGLVIATINRFTPEAWQGPILYIVTILLLSLLLRIISILFHIIQGKQFTCIAKDIVFRIRRNLIDRLQTISMSEYESLGAGTVVTHLVTDLDTIDSFIGTTISRLLVAVLTIVGTATILLWMHWQLGLFILLLNPIVIYFTRAVGSRVKDLKSKENASYGVFQQALTETLEAIHQIRASNREKHYCLQLIDAARSVKDYSTAFAWKSDAATRLSFLIFLFGFDIFRALAMLMVFYSDLSIGQMLAVFGYLWFMMAPVQEVLGIQYAFYAAKGALNRINQLNALQQEPHYPHVKNPFSHKKTVSIRVENLNFGYSDEKVLNNIKLTIAAGEKVALVGASGGGKSTLVQTLIGLYTPDSGTIYYDDVPVEQIGLEVIREHVVTVLQHPILFNDTIRTNLTLGKPVDDRELWKALEIAQLKSAIDELPKGLDTIVGRQGMRLSGGQRQRMAIARMIVANPKVVILDEATSALDSETEHKLHQAMAQFLEGRTTIIIAHRLSAVKQADHVYVFEEGGICEQGRHETLIAQKGLYAKLYGEYQ
- a CDS encoding transglycosylase SLT domain-containing protein, whose amino-acid sequence is MNVQLIICLIGLLSPFSVASAMNIDDRRQAFLDAEKQIASINRGAFPKSAEALGDYPLYPLLKYQWLKNNLDRDQEIKRYLNDYSDMRYSALLRRDWLKYLAESKRWQELVVHYRPTDNAELACHYQWARLKTGFRDDALREAKKLWTVGYSQPKACDDLLNELMASGQLTQDMIWRRFELALRNNKVSLARYIKKLLGPNEQSVADFWLKVHQSPRIVEQSSEWQKDYRMLGTIFAYGVERLAGSDLDAALSVWDGNKDHYRMSIDTVDKVERKLGLSMAFERRPGAYDRLSRVNNADAAAREWRVRAALHEQNWTHVIEALSGLSEQEKNQPRWQYWLARALNETGQREHGRKVFEALAGDRSLFGFIAAETLNKPPMLSDRPLALTAEQLANFERLPAVSLVAELKSMGREQDGLRQWWYLLARLDKEQILVAAKVAQQWGWTQTAVFTIAKAEYWDDVSLRFPLDYLDDIKKQARQQALDPAIVLGLIRRESVFDPRARSPAGARGLMQIMPQTGRQIARKLNETWQSENSLYQPNVNVKYGTHYYKQMLDRFGGHFALAAAAYNAGPGRVDRWLPRHQPLPADIWMETIPFKETREYVAAVLGYAMIYQLMMERDSIRLGDVMKDVQPG
- the fabA gene encoding 3-hydroxyacyl-[acyl-carrier-protein] dehydratase FabA, with protein sequence MEKQHSFTREELLMSGRGELYGPENAQLPLPNMLMMDRIIHISDEGGKYGKGEIIAELDIKPDLWFFECHFQGDPVMPGCLGLDAMWQLVGFYLCWMGGPGKGRALGVGEVKFTGQVRPTAKKVTYRIHLKRVIMRKLVMGIADATMEVDGKEIYEATDLRVGLFTSTEDF